One Bacillus sp. F19 genomic region harbors:
- a CDS encoding L-lactate dehydrogenase translates to MTKEKVSRVALIGTGFVGSSYAFALMNQGIVDELIMIDVNKEKAIGDVMDLNHGKVFAPDPTNIRFGEYEDCEDVDLVVICAGANQKPGETRLDLVDKNLKIFKKIVEHVMASGFDGIFLVATNPVDILTYATWHYSGLPKERVIGSGTILDTARFRFLLGDYFNVAPKNVHAYIIGEHGDSELPVYSSADVGGIPVLKMIERQEHYKKEDLDEIFINVRDAAYKIIEGKGATYYGIAMGLVRITKAILHNENSVLTVSAHLDGQYGEKHVYMGVPAIINRNGIREIVELELNQEEQQKFQHSAYVLKDILAPYFEEVK, encoded by the coding sequence ATGACAAAAGAAAAAGTAAGCCGTGTCGCATTAATTGGAACAGGATTTGTAGGATCAAGCTACGCCTTTGCTCTTATGAACCAGGGAATTGTAGATGAGTTGATTATGATTGATGTAAATAAAGAAAAAGCAATTGGTGATGTGATGGATTTGAATCATGGGAAAGTATTCGCCCCAGATCCAACAAATATTCGATTTGGAGAGTATGAAGATTGTGAAGATGTAGATTTAGTTGTTATTTGTGCAGGAGCGAACCAAAAACCAGGAGAAACACGCCTTGATCTTGTGGATAAAAATCTGAAGATATTTAAAAAAATTGTTGAGCATGTCATGGCTAGTGGATTTGATGGCATCTTTCTTGTTGCAACCAATCCCGTTGACATCTTAACATACGCTACATGGCATTATAGTGGGTTACCAAAAGAACGAGTTATTGGATCTGGTACCATTCTTGATACAGCTCGTTTCCGTTTCCTGCTAGGAGATTACTTTAATGTCGCACCGAAAAATGTGCATGCGTATATCATCGGAGAACACGGTGACAGCGAGCTACCTGTTTATAGTTCTGCAGACGTGGGTGGTATTCCCGTTTTGAAAATGATTGAACGCCAAGAACACTATAAAAAAGAAGACTTAGATGAGATTTTTATTAATGTACGTGATGCAGCCTACAAAATCATCGAAGGTAAAGGTGCTACTTACTACGGCATCGCCATGGGACTTGTGCGAATTACAAAAGCCATTCTCCATAATGAAAATAGCGTGTTAACTGTCTCTGCTCATCTGGATGGCCAGTATGGTGAAAAGCATGTGTACATGGGTGTTCCTGCAATCATTAATCGTAATGGGATCCGAGAAATTGTCGAATTAGAACTCAATCAAGAAGAACAACAAAAATTCCAACACAGTGCATATGTCTTAAAAGACATTTTGGCGCCTTATTTTGAAGAAGTAAAATAA
- a CDS encoding L-lactate permease → MWIQDYNPLNNTYLSALVAALPVIFFLLGLTVFKMKGIIAALLTLIISIGVSAFLFQMPFSKAIAAVLHGIANGLWPIGYIVIMAVWLYKIAVKTGKFDVIRGSIANISQDQRLQVLLIGFSFNAFLEGAAGFGVPIAISAALLTELGFRPLKAAMLCLIANAASGAFGAIGIPVIVGAQMGNMAPIDLSRTLAWTLPFISFIVPFLLVFILDKWKGIKETLPALLVVSGTYTVLQTFTIIFLGPELANIISALMSMAVLALFLNKWQPKNIYRENPDEEAGVQQSYSLKETILAWSPFYILTGMITIWSLPAFKALFLEGGLLYKTTLLLPIPGLDGQIVKVPPIAVAETPLAAIFKLDLISATGTAIFLAVMLTGMFSKGITLKQGFKSLGDTLKELWIPVLTICFIMGFANLSNYAGLSSSIGLSLAKTGDIFPLFSPVLGWIGVFITGSVVSNNALFGNLQVVTGTQIGTSSSLLLAANTSGGVMAKLISPQSIAIATAAVQETGQESTLLRMTIIYSLALLVLISIWTYLLSLFGI, encoded by the coding sequence ATGTGGATTCAAGACTATAATCCATTGAATAACACGTACTTATCAGCCTTGGTTGCTGCCCTTCCTGTCATATTCTTTCTTTTGGGTCTGACTGTATTCAAAATGAAGGGTATTATCGCAGCCCTTCTTACACTAATCATTAGCATAGGTGTATCGGCATTTTTATTCCAGATGCCATTTTCAAAAGCAATTGCTGCAGTCTTACATGGGATTGCAAATGGTTTGTGGCCAATCGGCTACATCGTGATCATGGCAGTTTGGCTCTATAAAATTGCCGTTAAAACAGGGAAATTTGACGTGATTCGAGGAAGTATCGCAAATATCTCTCAAGACCAACGACTTCAGGTATTACTGATCGGCTTTAGTTTCAATGCCTTTTTAGAAGGGGCAGCCGGTTTTGGTGTTCCAATAGCCATTTCTGCTGCCTTACTAACAGAACTTGGGTTCCGTCCATTGAAAGCTGCGATGCTTTGTTTAATCGCAAATGCTGCGTCTGGTGCATTTGGTGCAATTGGAATTCCTGTTATCGTCGGTGCGCAAATGGGGAATATGGCACCAATCGATTTATCCCGGACACTGGCTTGGACACTGCCTTTTATCTCATTTATTGTTCCATTTTTACTTGTCTTTATCCTCGACAAATGGAAAGGCATAAAAGAAACGTTACCAGCTTTACTTGTCGTGAGTGGAACATATACAGTTCTTCAAACATTCACTATTATCTTTTTAGGGCCAGAGCTAGCAAACATTATTTCTGCTCTTATGAGTATGGCCGTTCTTGCACTTTTCTTAAATAAATGGCAGCCTAAAAATATCTATCGTGAAAATCCTGACGAAGAGGCGGGCGTACAGCAAAGCTACTCTCTTAAAGAAACTATTCTTGCTTGGTCTCCGTTTTACATTTTGACAGGAATGATTACGATCTGGAGTCTTCCAGCTTTCAAAGCTCTCTTTTTAGAAGGAGGTCTCCTCTATAAAACAACATTACTGTTACCGATTCCTGGATTAGACGGTCAAATCGTGAAAGTACCACCTATTGCTGTGGCAGAAACACCATTAGCTGCAATCTTTAAACTGGACTTGATTTCTGCAACAGGTACGGCGATTTTCTTAGCAGTTATGTTAACAGGTATGTTTAGTAAAGGAATTACTTTAAAACAAGGCTTTAAGAGCTTAGGAGATACTCTGAAAGAACTTTGGATCCCTGTTTTAACCATCTGTTTCATTATGGGATTTGCCAATCTTTCAAACTATGCAGGCCTTTCTTCTTCAATCGGTCTTTCACTCGCAAAAACAGGCGACATCTTTCCATTATTTTCTCCTGTTCTTGGATGGATTGGCGTATTTATCACTGGCTCTGTTGTAAGCAACAATGCCTTATTTGGAAATCTTCAAGTCGTGACAGGTACACAGATTGGCACAAGTTCTTCTCTCCTTCTTGCAGCCAACACAAGTGGTGGGGTGATGGCCAAACTGATCTCACCACAATCTATTGCCATTGCAACAGCAGCCGTACAAGAAACGGGTCAAGAATCCACATTACTTAGAATGACAATCATATATAGTCTGGCGCTGCTTGTCCTCATCAGCATATGGACTTATCTTTTATCTCTTTTTGGCATCTAA
- a CDS encoding GntR family transcriptional regulator, with protein MKLDTSKEAAPLYIQVKNDIKKKIENKVWNPGDKIPSELELCKTYDVSRITVREAINELVWEEYLVRKRPTGTFVLDQNEQFEEKNNHYTYVRGFTFEMNELGKEATTKKAKISIVQADQHVAKQLNISAGENVYEIRRVRGTEDNVMVYFKTFIKTTVILPTDPKDYYGSLSKMLNEKGIHISKIKEYLEAVKPTEEVIGELNIAEDTPVLKRVRKSFCKDIDFAEYTECYFIGDQYRYYIDINSTI; from the coding sequence ATGAAACTGGATACAAGTAAAGAGGCGGCACCCCTCTATATTCAGGTGAAGAATGATATCAAGAAGAAAATCGAAAACAAGGTTTGGAATCCAGGTGATAAAATTCCTTCTGAATTAGAGCTTTGTAAAACCTATGACGTCAGTAGAATTACTGTTAGGGAAGCCATCAATGAATTAGTTTGGGAAGAGTACTTAGTTAGAAAAAGACCGACAGGTACTTTTGTATTAGATCAAAACGAGCAGTTTGAAGAAAAAAATAACCATTATACGTATGTTAGAGGCTTCACTTTTGAAATGAATGAACTAGGAAAAGAAGCAACTACTAAAAAAGCAAAGATATCAATAGTCCAAGCAGACCAACATGTTGCGAAGCAATTAAATATTTCTGCAGGGGAAAATGTATATGAGATAAGACGGGTACGAGGTACCGAAGATAATGTAATGGTCTATTTTAAAACGTTTATTAAAACAACTGTTATTTTACCAACAGACCCAAAGGATTATTATGGATCGTTATCCAAAATGTTAAATGAAAAAGGTATTCACATTTCGAAGATTAAAGAATATCTAGAAGCAGTAAAGCCAACGGAAGAAGTAATAGGGGAATTAAATATTGCAGAAGATACTCCAGTCCTAAAACGGGTAAGAAAATCTTTTTGTAAAGATATTGATTTTGCAGAATATACAGAATGCTATTTTATTGGAGACCAATATCGTTATTATATTGACATTAATTCGACCATTTAA
- a CDS encoding carbohydrate-binding protein, which produces MLFLKRLKILTLTMIAILVGLSAVPFQGKSYAEGTENTTEEPIFSFMSMSDTHSDTGKTAKAVTDAKNNNASAIVLVGDITNLGDSGEYDAIRNAIDSVKDHPPVHYTMGNHEYDWQSDYNVAKNRFIEKAEIPEKKVYYHREIQGYDFLFLGFDKKPDNISYMSDEQLAWLESTLAENAEPDKPIFVFTHNPIYQTVSKSYSDNYYPNTVQEQKFRNILEKYPQAILTTGHLHDDTKIQGNMYTNRFTALRDGAVLNSQAMMFDVYKDKVHIKGRDVTTQKTIWEGTMSLHPNTTGMYEAEDSVFAYATSGDDINLSGGKYVNMNHGSAYIESLKVDGASGGNKILKIRYATDAANVTKGLYVNGAKVQTLSFPTTGSTSSYNELAVPVELNQGPNNKIVIKSDGNAAGVNIDKFQIMDSNDPSTMWGYNGNGNDSIKNGFNATLHGSAAYDTTDKMEGSASLSLNGADGNYASADLVSTKTNNVTLTAWVKWNGATSGSQQILSNGDGRTNGYSIVLDHDQGDKVSIAVNGQTILGSQTALTPGQWTNITAARKSGTWKLYINGNSVPVTDNNTTPATPTTGTYIGADSRGQQSFNGRIDAVRVYNQALSTDQIMAIANETSNVKLQSIEITKLPKKLNYLRGEQYLNLEGLVVAGTYSDGTTKVENVKADHITGFDSTTLKKELPITVTLGGKTASFNVNILDVMPGSALVPGRIEGANYNSKRPGSILNSAPTNDGDPAWVVGALEKGDWMEYHVDVAKSGFYQLNYKVASGIQTGEIEFQVDGVPQTRTSFSTGGWNRYVIKSETVALSEGSHKIRLNVNAAYWLLRWFELIEVQEKKLNSITAPADITDVAIGSAKTAAALGLPAKVALVTDGGNVDASVNWDVNSASYDPTATTVQTFTVTGKVTLPIGVTNPNSVPLTTSIRVTVNKIPAWNATVTSSSSFNASYTPDKVFDGIGQAVNGEWASKGEQNPWIQVNWTTNQTFNKIIFYDRPNLADWASGGTLTFSDGSTLTVSGIPNDGSAYSVTFPDKTVTWVKFQVSGGSGPNVGLSEMKILAPVDK; this is translated from the coding sequence ATGCTATTTCTTAAAAGGTTAAAAATTCTAACACTAACGATGATAGCTATTCTAGTAGGCCTTAGTGCTGTGCCTTTTCAGGGAAAAAGCTATGCAGAAGGGACAGAAAACACTACGGAAGAACCTATCTTCAGCTTCATGTCCATGTCGGACACGCATAGCGATACGGGTAAAACGGCTAAAGCTGTAACGGATGCTAAAAATAATAATGCCAGTGCAATCGTTTTAGTCGGGGATATAACCAATCTCGGGGATAGCGGTGAATATGACGCCATAAGAAATGCTATCGATTCTGTAAAAGATCATCCGCCGGTGCATTATACAATGGGAAATCATGAGTATGATTGGCAGTCGGATTATAATGTAGCGAAGAACAGATTTATAGAAAAAGCAGAAATACCAGAAAAGAAGGTGTATTACCACCGGGAAATACAAGGCTATGATTTCCTATTTTTAGGGTTTGATAAGAAACCGGACAATATCTCGTATATGTCCGACGAACAGTTAGCCTGGCTGGAAAGCACGCTTGCTGAAAATGCTGAACCGGACAAGCCGATTTTTGTGTTCACGCATAATCCTATTTACCAGACCGTATCCAAGTCATATTCTGATAATTATTATCCAAATACGGTACAGGAACAGAAGTTCAGAAATATCCTTGAAAAATATCCACAGGCTATTTTAACAACAGGACATCTTCACGACGATACTAAGATACAAGGCAACATGTACACCAATAGATTCACTGCATTAAGAGACGGTGCCGTTTTAAATAGTCAAGCTATGATGTTTGATGTATATAAAGACAAGGTGCATATAAAGGGAAGGGATGTAACTACACAAAAAACCATATGGGAAGGTACTATGAGTCTGCACCCGAATACAACCGGCATGTATGAAGCCGAGGATAGTGTGTTCGCATATGCAACATCTGGCGACGACATAAATCTGTCCGGCGGCAAGTATGTGAATATGAACCATGGAAGCGCATATATCGAGTCGCTCAAGGTTGACGGAGCTTCTGGCGGCAATAAAATATTGAAAATAAGGTATGCTACCGATGCTGCCAATGTTACCAAGGGATTATATGTAAATGGAGCCAAAGTACAGACGCTCAGCTTTCCGACTACCGGAAGCACGAGCTCGTATAACGAATTGGCGGTACCTGTTGAGCTGAATCAGGGTCCAAATAACAAGATCGTCATAAAAAGCGATGGCAACGCAGCAGGCGTGAACATAGATAAATTCCAAATTATGGATAGTAATGATCCCAGCACGATGTGGGGATATAACGGCAATGGCAACGACAGTATCAAGAATGGGTTTAATGCAACTTTGCATGGAAGTGCTGCCTATGATACGACGGATAAAATGGAAGGTTCCGCTTCGCTCAGCCTGAACGGTGCTGACGGTAATTATGCAAGTGCAGATCTTGTATCCACAAAAACAAACAATGTAACGCTAACAGCTTGGGTGAAGTGGAATGGTGCAACCTCAGGATCTCAACAAATATTGTCCAACGGAGATGGCCGTACCAATGGATATTCAATCGTGCTGGATCATGACCAAGGCGATAAGGTTTCCATTGCGGTCAACGGGCAGACGATCCTTGGATCGCAGACTGCATTGACTCCAGGACAATGGACCAATATTACTGCGGCAAGAAAAAGCGGCACCTGGAAGCTTTATATCAATGGCAACAGCGTACCAGTAACCGATAACAATACAACTCCTGCCACACCTACAACGGGAACGTATATCGGTGCAGACAGTAGAGGCCAACAAAGCTTCAATGGACGTATTGATGCAGTAAGGGTTTACAATCAAGCATTGTCTACAGATCAGATCATGGCAATTGCCAACGAGACTTCTAACGTTAAGTTGCAAAGCATCGAAATAACTAAACTGCCAAAAAAGTTGAATTACTTGCGGGGAGAACAATATCTTAATCTAGAAGGGCTGGTTGTGGCAGGCACTTACAGCGATGGAACAACAAAAGTGGAGAACGTAAAGGCTGATCATATTACCGGCTTTGATAGTACCACTCTTAAAAAAGAATTGCCAATTACTGTGACTCTAGGTGGAAAGACGGCCAGCTTTAATGTGAATATTTTAGATGTAATGCCTGGTTCAGCATTGGTGCCAGGAAGGATAGAAGGTGCAAACTACAATTCGAAAAGACCGGGTTCTATACTTAATAGTGCTCCGACTAATGATGGCGATCCCGCATGGGTAGTGGGTGCTTTAGAAAAAGGCGACTGGATGGAATATCACGTAGATGTGGCAAAATCGGGATTCTATCAATTAAATTACAAGGTGGCATCAGGAATACAAACGGGAGAGATTGAATTCCAGGTAGATGGAGTACCTCAAACGAGAACCTCATTCTCAACCGGGGGTTGGAACAGGTATGTCATTAAATCCGAAACGGTCGCACTGAGTGAAGGCTCTCATAAAATAAGGCTGAATGTAAATGCAGCTTATTGGCTTCTTCGCTGGTTTGAATTGATAGAGGTTCAAGAAAAAAAATTGAACAGCATCACTGCGCCTGCTGACATAACAGACGTGGCAATCGGATCGGCGAAGACAGCGGCAGCTCTTGGATTGCCTGCTAAAGTAGCCCTTGTAACCGATGGGGGAAATGTGGATGCCAGTGTGAATTGGGATGTAAATAGTGCAAGCTACGATCCAACTGCCACGACGGTGCAGACCTTCACGGTAACAGGAAAAGTAACTCTGCCTATTGGAGTCACAAACCCGAATAGCGTTCCATTGACAACAAGCATTAGAGTAACTGTTAATAAGATCCCAGCGTGGAACGCTACAGTTACCTCTTCATCGTCTTTCAATGCCAGTTATACTCCCGACAAAGTGTTTGATGGCATAGGGCAAGCGGTTAATGGCGAATGGGCCTCCAAGGGAGAACAGAATCCATGGATCCAGGTGAATTGGACGACGAATCAAACGTTCAACAAGATTATCTTCTATGATCGGCCCAATTTAGCTGACTGGGCGTCCGGCGGAACGCTTACCTTTAGCGACGGAAGCACTTTGACGGTTTCAGGAATCCCGAATGACGGGAGCGCTTATTCTGTAACTTTCCCTGACAAGACGGTGACATGGGTCAAATTCCAGGTATCCGGTGGAAGCGGGCCAAATGTCGGTTTGTCGGAAATGAAAATTTTAGCGCCGGTGGATAAGTAA
- a CDS encoding DeoR/GlpR family DNA-binding transcription regulator, producing MLAHERHEHIMECLRKNKSVKVSSITKTFGVSTETVRRDFEYLEKEGYIRRVHGGAVLDNANSQEINFSLRETKNIEEKKEIAKIAAHYVTEGQSIALDVSTTNTELAKELKSRFQRLTVLTNSLIIANELSEMPHYTILMPGGVLRNEELCLVGSLAEEFFKGFHIDTFFMSISGISLTEGLTDYGLGEYQVKKKMLENSRSCIVLADSSKFDVASLLKVCHFERVDRIISDSNLSEKVLQKYKKEGIEIVNKINLEEK from the coding sequence TTGTTAGCTCATGAGCGTCATGAACATATAATGGAATGCTTACGAAAAAATAAGTCTGTCAAGGTGTCTTCGATCACAAAAACGTTTGGTGTGTCTACCGAAACAGTCCGCAGGGATTTTGAATATCTCGAGAAAGAAGGGTATATAAGAAGGGTGCACGGTGGAGCGGTTTTAGATAATGCGAACAGTCAAGAAATCAATTTCTCATTGCGGGAAACCAAAAATATTGAGGAAAAGAAGGAAATAGCGAAGATTGCTGCACATTATGTTACAGAAGGACAATCCATTGCATTAGATGTCAGCACAACAAATACCGAATTGGCGAAAGAATTAAAAAGCAGGTTTCAAAGACTTACCGTTTTAACAAATTCCTTAATCATTGCCAATGAACTTTCAGAAATGCCTCATTATACGATTTTGATGCCGGGGGGTGTACTCCGAAATGAAGAATTATGTCTAGTAGGTTCTTTAGCGGAAGAATTTTTTAAAGGATTTCACATTGATACTTTTTTTATGAGCATCAGTGGTATTTCCTTGACGGAAGGGCTGACGGATTACGGGTTAGGTGAATACCAAGTGAAAAAGAAAATGCTTGAGAATTCTCGAAGTTGCATTGTGCTGGCGGATAGCAGTAAATTTGATGTTGCATCATTATTGAAAGTCTGCCATTTTGAAAGGGTTGACCGTATTATTTCTGATTCAAATCTATCCGAAAAGGTACTGCAGAAATATAAAAAAGAAGGTATTGAAATTGTGAATAAGATTAATTTGGAGGAAAAGTAG
- a CDS encoding metallophosphoesterase, translating into MKRILSITLAFTMIFVMLSTTTYAKIDNASKDAKIASIKFDNNLKDDANQQDLIAKGNYSFVDGVLPGTKALHLESGNGNYVSTPQSLKFGEESFTVSFWYKGDTKNNNVILSNKDFSNGSNAGWAIYTSANSINMNFGFPTAKVKNISFGRNTFDASDWRYVTFVVDRDKMLASLYIDAYKMAETSLRHGSLDTSNPLNIGGDGLGNLGGNSFDIADLMIWKGVISSKVVQANYNSYAGHEVDMNALNDTISEASAIVEDGRGKGFSKTDFNYLKKALRYAEKVARTQKEKFYTQETINYYERELNNAIFIYQKSNKTLTPPGLNVTINSDTEINGNPNTIARVEEDMRKAMSVFPQADVMLIPGDVTGGNNAGEHVWMGGLTKVYNKLQNEGLFDSTELLMVRGNHDLGGSENLIPIGSAGAWNEATNSYDNNFFNSAYRVKVKGYNIVGFDANYNNQNTVGKTQNYLNTITEEEDYDPTKPIFVFSHFPVSGTVWGSRWSSSGSNAVGKYIADNNLSQVFYMSGHTQYDPTDERSLHQGSATFLDSGSSHYSSYIDNGPYGGYIEGNYINKYHTIPRIVNFLEVYGPKIIIKQYNLSTEEFVGIPRVVNAGEGKNAFTYSRNDIRELIPPQFDEGSIKPKSFENNELIFTMKQASDNVRVLEYNVDLINKLTGEVDKSFNSLSLPLDKPFDVYREYKMTGLSPVTPYTLRIFAADSMYNRSSQEIDINENSGNLNSIPAPADITEGTIGSAKTADGLGLPATVPLDTDEGWGFADVSWNVDASNYDPAVKTVQTFTVNGTVTLPTGVANPNNVPLTTSIRVTVNKIRTDSVTASSYFNASYTPDKAFDGIIRGSEWVSKSELNPWIQLNWTTAQTFNKIIFYDRPNLVDWAPGGTLTFSDGSTVKVSGIPDDGSAYSVTFPEKTVTWVKFQVSGGIGSAVGLSEMKILAPVDK; encoded by the coding sequence ATGAAAAGAATTTTATCTATTACCCTCGCATTCACGATGATATTCGTTATGTTATCGACCACCACATACGCAAAAATAGATAATGCCAGCAAAGATGCCAAAATTGCATCGATTAAATTTGATAATAATTTGAAGGACGATGCAAATCAACAAGATTTGATAGCAAAAGGGAATTATAGTTTTGTAGACGGTGTATTACCCGGAACCAAAGCTCTGCATTTAGAAAGCGGAAATGGCAATTATGTCAGTACGCCGCAGAGCTTGAAATTTGGAGAAGAGAGTTTTACCGTATCCTTCTGGTATAAGGGCGACACTAAAAATAATAATGTCATATTATCAAACAAGGATTTTAGTAACGGCTCTAACGCAGGCTGGGCGATTTACACATCAGCCAATTCGATCAACATGAATTTTGGATTCCCGACTGCAAAAGTAAAGAACATTTCCTTTGGGCGCAACACGTTTGATGCTTCCGATTGGCGTTACGTGACATTTGTTGTAGACAGAGATAAAATGCTCGCGTCGCTTTATATTGATGCTTACAAAATGGCTGAAACTTCGCTGAGGCACGGATCTTTAGATACGTCGAATCCATTGAATATAGGTGGCGACGGATTGGGCAACCTCGGCGGTAATTCATTCGATATCGCTGATCTGATGATTTGGAAAGGCGTCATTAGCAGTAAAGTCGTTCAAGCGAATTATAATAGTTACGCTGGACATGAAGTAGATATGAACGCACTTAACGACACCATATCAGAAGCAAGTGCAATCGTAGAAGACGGTCGCGGCAAAGGCTTCAGCAAAACCGATTTTAATTATTTGAAAAAGGCTTTGAGATATGCAGAAAAGGTTGCAAGAACGCAAAAAGAAAAATTCTATACACAGGAAACCATCAATTATTACGAACGTGAACTAAACAACGCCATATTCATCTATCAAAAAAGCAATAAAACATTAACTCCCCCCGGTTTAAATGTAACTATAAACAGTGACACAGAAATCAATGGTAATCCTAATACAATCGCGCGCGTGGAAGAAGATATGAGAAAAGCCATGAGCGTGTTCCCGCAGGCCGATGTCATGTTGATTCCTGGCGACGTTACCGGAGGTAACAACGCCGGTGAACATGTGTGGATGGGTGGGCTTACAAAAGTATACAATAAACTTCAAAATGAGGGTTTATTTGACAGTACGGAGTTGTTAATGGTAAGAGGCAACCATGATTTGGGCGGTTCCGAAAACCTAATACCTATCGGTTCGGCGGGCGCATGGAACGAAGCAACGAATTCGTACGATAACAATTTCTTTAACAGTGCTTATCGGGTTAAGGTAAAAGGATACAATATTGTCGGTTTTGACGCAAATTACAATAACCAAAATACGGTGGGAAAAACCCAAAATTACCTCAACACAATCACAGAAGAAGAGGATTATGATCCAACAAAACCCATATTTGTATTTTCTCACTTCCCTGTAAGCGGAACCGTGTGGGGATCGAGATGGAGCAGCTCGGGAAGTAATGCTGTAGGTAAATATATTGCCGACAATAATTTGTCGCAGGTGTTTTATATGTCAGGCCATACGCAATACGACCCGACCGACGAACGTTCTCTCCATCAAGGTTCGGCTACGTTTCTCGATTCCGGTTCGTCGCACTATTCCAGTTATATCGATAACGGTCCGTACGGCGGATATATTGAAGGAAATTATATCAATAAATACCATACCATACCGCGCATTGTGAATTTCTTGGAGGTTTACGGTCCGAAAATTATTATCAAACAGTACAATTTAAGTACTGAAGAATTTGTAGGCATACCTCGTGTAGTAAACGCTGGCGAAGGCAAAAATGCCTTTACGTACAGCAGGAACGATATAAGAGAACTCATACCTCCGCAGTTTGATGAAGGCAGTATTAAGCCAAAATCCTTCGAAAACAACGAGCTTATTTTTACAATGAAGCAAGCCAGTGACAACGTTCGTGTGCTGGAATACAATGTTGATCTGATCAACAAGCTTACAGGAGAAGTGGACAAATCGTTCAATAGTCTTTCGCTGCCGCTAGACAAGCCATTCGATGTATATAGGGAATACAAGATGACAGGCTTGTCGCCGGTTACTCCTTATACACTCCGAATATTCGCCGCGGATTCCATGTATAACCGTTCGTCGCAGGAGATTGACATTAATGAAAACAGTGGTAATTTAAACAGCATCCCTGCGCCTGCTGACATAACAGAGGGGACAATCGGATCGGCGAAGACAGCGGACGGCCTTGGATTGCCAGCGACAGTACCCTTGGATACCGATGAAGGCTGGGGGTTTGCCGATGTGTCATGGAATGTAGATGCTTCAAACTATGATCCCGCTGTAAAGACTGTACAGACCTTCACTGTAAATGGAACTGTAACTTTGCCAACTGGGGTGGCAAATCCCAATAACGTGCCTTTGACAACAAGCATTAGAGTAACTGTTAATAAGATTCGGACCGACTCAGTTACCGCTTCATCGTATTTCAATGCCAGTTATACTCCCGACAAAGCGTTCGATGGCATCATAAGGGGCAGCGAATGGGTGTCCAAGTCAGAACTGAATCCATGGATCCAGCTGAATTGGACGACGGCTCAAACGTTCAACAAGATTATCTTCTATGATCGGCCTAATTTAGTGGACTGGGCGCCCGGCGGAACGCTTACCTTTAGCGACGGAAGCACGGTTAAGGTTTCAGGAATCCCGGATGACGGGAGCGCTTATTCTGTAACTTTCCCTGAGAAGACGGTGACATGGGTCAAATTCCAGGTATCCGGTGGAATCGGCTCCGCTGTCGGTTTGTCGGAAATGAAAATTTTAGCGCCGGTGGATAAGTAA